A genomic region of Thermoanaerobaculia bacterium contains the following coding sequences:
- a CDS encoding shikimate kinase — protein MRIFLTGFMGAGKTSVGRRLAARLGWPFIDLDDEIEKVAGESVREIFDKVGEGGFREIEARVLAESLRQDPAVVATGGGTLTFPRNLAAARSAGLVVWLNPEFATLTRRIGGRGKTDRPLFRDEATVLALYRERLPAYALADLKVDVAPGEAAEEVAARVAMLVSERKCSI, from the coding sequence ATGAGGATCTTTCTGACCGGGTTCATGGGTGCCGGCAAGACCTCCGTGGGCCGGCGCCTCGCCGCCCGGCTCGGCTGGCCGTTCATCGACCTCGACGACGAGATCGAGAAAGTCGCGGGTGAGTCGGTGCGCGAGATCTTCGACAAGGTCGGCGAAGGCGGATTCCGCGAGATCGAAGCCCGTGTCCTCGCCGAGTCGTTGCGCCAGGATCCGGCCGTCGTGGCGACCGGCGGCGGCACGCTCACCTTCCCGCGCAATCTTGCGGCTGCCCGCTCCGCGGGCCTCGTGGTCTGGCTGAACCCCGAGTTCGCGACTCTCACCCGTCGCATCGGCGGCAGGGGCAAGACGGACCGGCCGCTGTTTCGCGACGAGGCCACGGTCCTGGCGCTCTATCGCGAAAGGCTTCCCGCCTACGCGCTCGCCGACCTGAAGGTCGACGTCGCCCCAGGAGAGGCCGCGGAAGAGGTGGCGGCGCGGGTCGCCATGCTGGTCTCGGAGCGCAAATGCAGTATCTGA
- the thiE gene encoding thiamine phosphate synthase, which produces MTAGAAPRPGRIYAIADADALAPRTLSASAATMADAGILTIQLRAKSLPDDLLFAEAERCLRQLEGWPGTLWIDDRVDLAMLLPLAGVHLGRRDLAAATARRLLAPTVRIGVSTHDENQLAEADRDAAADWVALGPIYATQSKRDPDPVVGLVRLRELRRRTSKPLVAIGGIEQANIAAVLEAGADSVALIRAVCCGDIARNCRELLAMAA; this is translated from the coding sequence ATGACGGCGGGCGCAGCGCCTCGGCCGGGCAGAATCTACGCGATTGCCGATGCCGATGCGCTGGCGCCGCGAACTCTGTCGGCCAGCGCCGCCACCATGGCGGATGCCGGGATCCTGACCATTCAGCTGCGCGCCAAGTCCCTCCCCGACGATCTTCTCTTCGCCGAGGCCGAGCGCTGTCTGCGGCAACTCGAGGGCTGGCCGGGAACCCTCTGGATCGACGATCGGGTCGATCTGGCGATGCTGCTGCCGCTCGCCGGCGTCCACCTCGGCAGGAGAGATCTCGCGGCCGCGACGGCGCGCCGGCTGCTCGCCCCGACGGTCCGCATCGGAGTGTCGACACATGACGAGAATCAGCTCGCCGAGGCCGACCGCGATGCCGCCGCCGACTGGGTCGCCCTCGGACCGATCTACGCCACGCAGAGCAAGCGCGATCCGGACCCTGTGGTCGGGCTCGTGCGCCTGCGCGAGCTCCGCCGGCGCACGTCGAAGCCGTTGGTCGCCATCGGCGGCATCGAGCAGGCGAACATCGCGGCGGTGCTCGAGGCCGGCGCTGACTCGGTAGCTCTGATCCGGGCGGTCTGTTGCGGAGACATCGCGCGCAACTGCCGCGAGCTGCTCGCCATGGCGGCATGA